The following coding sequences lie in one Eriocheir sinensis breed Jianghai 21 chromosome 19, ASM2467909v1, whole genome shotgun sequence genomic window:
- the LOC127000925 gene encoding origin recognition complex subunit 4-like, with amino-acid sequence MVQERGENQPAGPTEGVEAMEATQRQLRINLRLWGVAGNSGEEVLRVHSGEAQHLEDLLGRTLTLGESNSALLLAPRGTGKTALVEGVLGRLQERGALREGLVVRLSGLLHTDDLQALREITRQLRLEEAAAKKVFRSFAENLAFLLESLRGGSKETAKPAIFLLDEFDLFCHHRNQTLLYNLFDAAQSAQAPICVLGLTCRLDVVELLEKRVKSRFSHRQIHLQMPHAFDPHYLNTFKTLLLLPDSFPFKDFARTWNKTVQKLASDPAVVQVLRQLHATTTDARALKSLLLLCVAQLGEDSTCLTPQMFTKAETLFTQDAKTNMLRGLSALQLCLVVAMKRLAEVYDGEPYNFEMVYREYLKFSLKSSMQSFDRPVVFKAFDQLMSLELVRPVDQSCRVQRGYQLVQLMMTPTQVKEVLAQMPGLPTDLHHWASSSLP; translated from the exons ATGgtgcaggagagaggagagaaccaACCCGCCGGCCCCACCGAGGGAGTCGAGGCGATGGAGGCGACACAGCGGCAGCTCAGAATAAACCTGCGGCTGTGGGGCGTTGCAGGAAACTCTG GTGAGGAGGTGCTACGCGTCCACAGCGGCGAGGCTCAGCACTTGGAGGACCTGTTGGGGCGTACCTTGACCCTGGGGGAGAGCAACTCGGCGCTCCTCTTGGCCCCCAGAGGCACCGGAAAGACTGCC CTGGTGGAGGGTGTGCTGGGGCGGCTGCAGGAACGTGGGGCGCTGCGTGAGGGGCTGGTGGTGCGTCTGTCGGGGCTGCTCCACACGGATGACCTCCAGGCCCTGAGGGAGATCACCCGCCAACTCAGACTGGAGGAAGCGGCTGCCAAGAAGGTGTTCAGGTCGTTCGCGG AGAATCTTGCGTTCCTCTTGGAGTCGCTGCGAGGGGGTAGTAAGGAGACCGCCAAGCCAGCCATCTTCCTGCTGGACGAGTTTGACCTCTTCTGCCACCACCGCAACCAGACGCTCCTCTACAACCTGTTTGACGCCGCACAGTCAGCTCAG GCCCCCATCTGCGTGCTGGGCCTGACCTGTCGCCTCGATGTGGTGGAGCTGCTGGAGAAGAGGGTCAAGTCGCGCTTCTCTCACCGCCAAATACACCTGCAGATGCCCCATGCATTCGACCCCCACTACCTCAACACCTTCAAGACGCTGCTGCTCCTGCCCGACTCTTTTCCCTTCAAG GACTTCGCCCGGACGTGGAACAAGACCGTCCAGAAGTTAGCCTCGGACCCTGCAGTGGTTCAGGTATTGCGGCAGCTCCACGCAACCACCACGGACGCTCGGGCCTTGAAGTCTTTACTG CTGTTGTGTGTGGCGCAGCTTGGCGAAGACAGCACTTGCCTCACGCCCCAGATGTTCACCAAGGCGGAGACGCTCTTCACCCAGGACGCCAAGACCAACATGCTACGCGGCCTCTCTGCCCTACAGCTGTGTCTG GTTGTGGCCATGAAGCGCCTGGCGGAGGTGTACGACGGCGAGCCTTACAACTTTGAGATGGTCTACCGCGAGTACCTCAAGTTTAGCCTCAAGTCGTCCATGCAGAGTTTCGACCGGCCAGTGGTGTTCAAGGCCTTCGATCAGCTCATG AGCCTGGAGTTGGTGCGGCCGGTGGACCAGTCGTGTCGGGTGCAGCGTGGGTACCAGTTAGTGCAGCTGATGATGACGCCGACCCAGGTGAAGGAGGTGCTGGCCCAGATGCCCGGCCTACCCACGGACCTTCACCACTGGGCCAGCTCCTCCCTACCCTGA